The Brassica rapa cultivar Chiifu-401-42 chromosome A10, CAAS_Brap_v3.01, whole genome shotgun sequence genome segment TCCAGATACTTTTTCCACTCCGACACAAACCTATTAGCACAAAGTATACGAGCTGGGATTACTCACTGTCTGAAGGTTGCAGTTTTAAAAAGAGAAACTCATTAcctttcatcttcttcagctTGAAGAACGGGAAGTATAGCTCTACGAGCAGCATATTTCTCTTCCTTCAATGCCCTACACATCAAAAATCAATCTTATTAAGTAAGAACTTACTGATAACGAATTAAACACGTCACGAGGGAATTGAAAGTTTCTGATGAGAAGCTAAGGAAGTCCATGACAAACAATACGAAATCAACATTTTTTCTTGTTCACTAGAAAAACATtgcatataaatattgttaacggATAAGCCAGATGATATGCCACTAAGTGACTAACAATCTACTATCAACTTGCAATTAGATTGCTTTCTTTGTCTCAGCTTTAACGATCGTAGCTTAAGGGGTTGTAGAATCCCACATCTCCTAATATTATATCCGTCATATAAACACAAAACCTTAACGGCAAAACTTGCGCTTATTAAGCTTCAACCAAAATGCCATAGAACACTAACCaaacaacacacacacaaagtaACTGAACAAGATTTGAAATCAGCACTTGGCAGGCAAATTGGCTAATACTTCCATAGGTTAGCTATTTCTAAAGTGTATGTTTTTATTACCATAAGTTTAAACAATTAACGAACCAcaagtttatgtttttattaccACACAGAACAaaagtttataactttaaattaaaactagCCATTTCTAGAGACAAGGGTACACCAAACTCAAAGCTTCTAATCTATAGGAATCTCCTTCATACCTTCGGATTTTGTTTCCTTGCCCGACCTGGTACATTCCCCAAGCAAAGGCCCCAGAAACGGTGAGGAAAATCGCCATGGCGCTAGGACCCGTGTTGGATATCCGACGAGCATATCGCACCGGCGCGAACCCACCCGGCGGCGGACCATCCTGAAGCAGCGGCATATCCTTCACACTCGCCATCCCTGGCTTCTTCCTTATCATCGCCTCCGTCATCTCCCCCTCGATCGAATTGACTCTCTGATCACTCTGAGATCCGATTTCGATTTTGCTAACCGAGTCTTCTAGGGATTCAGAAGAAATGACGTAGTAAACGAACTGGGCTTTAAAAGCCCAAGCCCATTTATTTGTAAATCACGTGGAGTCACGTGACTGTGGGATTCAGAAGATAGTTAATAAACTGGGCTTTTAAGGCCCAAGTCTGTTTAATTCGTAAATCACGTGACTCACGtgattgtcttcttcttctttaaataataaaccCCTAAGTTTTCAGAATCTTTTCTTCAGCCGCCGCTTGTGTTTCTCCTCCTCTCTACGATCATGGTGGGGTTTAAGAACAGGTTCATGTTGATGGAGGTCTATCTCGACCCAGACAAGGATCTCTTAGGAGAAGGAACTCCTGTTATCCTCACGAAACTCAACCTCTCCGAAGCGATCAAAGACAGCATCCTCGTCAATTTCGGCGAGTGCGGTCTCGCCTCTTGTCTCGGATCCTTCCACGTCGCGTATGTGAACCCGGTCACGAAGCTGTGCATTGTAAGATCGTCGAGAGATGAACACAGACGAGTTTGGTCGGCGATGACGCTGGTCAGAAGCGTCGGGAACTGCCCCGTGGTGTTTAACTTGCTCGATATCAGCGGTTGCGTTAGAGCGTGTCGAGACGCGGCCTTGAAGTGCGAGACGGAGAAGTTTAATCAGTCTGGTAAAGGATTGTCTGAAGAGGAGGTTCGAGAGATGAATAGGTGTTTAGATAAACTCAAACTATTGTAATAACTCGACTTTTTCGAATTTGACCCCTAAGTTTTCAAAATGTGCAATCCTCCCCTTGTCTTATATACTGTTGCGATTTGATCTGGATATTTATGGCTTTTTTCGTGAGACTCGGAAACTCAAGGGGCACAAGTGCAAAGTCGTCTTAATTAATAAactcaaaattatataattggaGGAGTTCTCATTATCGTCTCTGAAGTTAAACTCTTCTGTGGAGGAGAAGAATCGAATCGGTATTGATCATCTAGCCCTTTTCAAAGTCGCTGACTTTATCGATAAATTTACTCTTGTATGTTGCATTACACTTGATCATTTTAATGGGTTTTATTAAATCTGTTTCTCATCTTTTACAAACTGTGTTTTTGTATATGCACGCTCtatgttcgatgaaatgcctcACAGACGTGGTAGCAAAATAATATTCATGTTTCTATCTTTAGCGCTTGATCTACGTATCCTAGCTCCTTAGATTCGATTCTTAACTTTAGCTTTGTTGCTTTTTGCAAACTGTTTGCTGTTTTGGTCATGCGTTTAGATCCCATCAGTAATCATCTTCCTGTTACTGAAGTGAATAATGATGGGATGATGTGCAGGAAAATGAGATCCCCAAGAACCCTGGAGGTATGGAAGCTAGGCACTGTCAACTATTTGAAGTCCCTTAAACTTCAAGACAAGTTAGTTTCCGAGAGAAAAGCTAATCGGATCCCCGATACCCTCCTCTCGCTTCAGCATCCACCAACTTACACTCTCGGAAAACGTAGAACCGATCACAACCTACTCATCCCTGAAGCTGAACTCAAGAGCATTGGAGCTGAGCTTCATTATACTCAAAGAGGAGGAGATATCACTTTCCATGGCCCTCACCAAGCTGTGTTATACCCCATCTTTTCCTTACGCAGCATAGGCTTTGGTGCTAGGAGCTATGTAGAGGCATTGGAGCGGTCGATGATCGAATTTTCTTCGATATATGGGGTGAAAGCTCGTGCAGGAAACAAATGTGAGACTGGGGTTTGGGTTGGGGATAGAAAGATTGGTGCTATTGGTGTCCGTATATCCTCTGGAATCACTTGCCATGGTCTGGCCTTCAACATAGATCCTGATATGAAGTACTTTGAGCACATTGTTCCGTGTGGGATTGCTGATAAAGAAGTTACATCTCTGAGAAGAGAGACGGATGCTCAGCTTCCTTCGGAAGAAGTGATTCATGAGCAGTTGGTTACCTGTTTGGCCAAAGTGTTTTCATATGATGACGTTGTGGTGAAGGAAGATCCTGCAGCCATTTTGGACACCCTGGAGGATAACGACTAATACTACATTCATAAAGTTATCTTTCTATGCACTTGATTTGAGATTTGTAACACTTTATATCATTTGATCATCTATAAAACATTCATCAATTAGCAGTGTCTTAGTCCGAAGCAGCGAGGCTTACCAAATGAGACACCAAATCTTCAACACACGAAAACTGATTCAGTAAACTCTTTTGAAACTCTTCACTCTCATCTGATCTCAACTCACTTAAACCTTCGTTGATCTTCTTCACACCGTTCTGCAATAGCTCCACTCCTCTGCAAATCCCTTCTGGGAGTTTCCTTCTCTTGTTTGGTCGTTTCTCTTCTTCCACTGATCTCTGCTGCTTTCTTCCTTCTAGATGCTTTTGCACTGTTGCTCTAACCTCCATGCCTTCTTTAGAAAGTAACTCGAGTTCCTCTTGTGAAGGAGTGGTCGAGAGAAGCACTTGTTCTTTCTCCAAGAACATCTTTAATTCAGACATGAACCACTCTGTTTTGGCTTCTTTTCCAGAACCTATGTCGAAAGCTAGAGCAGCGTCTTCAGGTACGAATCTCCATAGCTGGCTACAGCTCGTACGTGCGCAGAAATACCCAAACACGGTAACAGCGTGGTGTACCAAAGCCCAGTGGCGTTTCCTGAGAAGCAAATGGTAGAGTTCCCACACCGCCCGGCTCTTTGGACAGGTTTCGGTTTCAGGCATCTCGTAATTGATAAGTCCTGACAAGAAGAGAGCAAGGCTTGGTTCTGATTTattgagatgatgatgatgatgcttaTCAGTTTCTGAGATGAAAAGCTTTTGAAGCTCTGTTATGACATTGTCCATCTCTTGGCAAGTGTATAGCTGCTCGCTTCTTGAGATGATTGACAGTGCTTCGCTGAGAATCTCAGTGTAACGATCCCTAGTCATTTCATCTTTGGAGTTTCTGAGCTTTTGAACGAGAGCTATGGCGAATTTCAGAGTTTTGGAGTCAATCTCTGGCATGCTCGTCTTtctacaaataaaacaaaatgacAAGTCAATATCCACAGCACAAAAGCTCTAAGCTCGCACCAAAACCTGATTTTGCTATCCAGTGGAATAAGATTTCTAGAGAACTGCAAAGAGTATATTACTTACAGTATCCCAAGGCAGGCAGATAGTGCATAAACTGGAGCTCCATGCACAGTGTATCTGGAGGATTCTGATGGTTTTTCACTGAAATTCTCAATAAAGTGAAAGAAGTCTGCGACAATCTGTCTCTTTGCGTCGTTTTTCGTTTGGTCTGGAAGAAAATTCAGCGGAAACCCCTCTAACAGCAAGGCTAGATATGCATCCGATGCAGATTCGGATCGGCTCTCAGTGGAAATGTTCTTGTAAACTCGAGCTGTTAAAGATTTGTGGCTGTGAGTGAGAAGCAAGCAGATGGACTTTGCAGTTCTTCTGAGAACGGAGTCAGGACAAAGCGGCGTCTCTGATGTTGATATTGACATCATGAATACACAAAGTTTGTCGATCATATTGGCCATTACATCCTCAGTGGCATGACGAACCCAGAAGCACCAGAGTTCCATAACTATCTGCCAACACAAGAAGTGGGGATGCAAGAGATTCTGGAGTAAGAATGTTTCAAGCTCTTCCCAGGCAGGAGATGAAGATAGAGTAATCATAAGGGCTTTGAGAGATAGAAGCAGAGCTGAAAACATCGATTCCCAGATTATTGTCTTCCCGGTAGCTGAGAAGAAAGGACTGAAGAGTAAACCTCTTCTTCAGTTAATACGAACAACAGAGTCTATCACCACGTGTGCAGCCTTGAAAATTTCCGAGGAGAAGGATTCAACTTTCTGCCCCAAATTAAAGTGAAAGCTATTAACAGATGACAACAATGCAACACACTAATGTCAACCTACAGTAAAAATATGGAACTACAATAGAACATATGTTAATTAAACAGCTTCATGACTAAGATGAATCCTTGAAGATACCTTGGCATTCAATATCACCTCCTTTGTCAAAATCAGCTGCTCTGAAACAAACTTACGAACTGTAACAGCTGCGGTCTCATCTCtcataaaacatattttcccaATAGCAGTAAAGCTAGAGGCAGAAAAGCCAAGATAATCCAAAAGAAGCTGCATAACATATGGTTGACAACATCATTTGGTCAGTAATCATTAGCTCAGACAGATTTGTACTTACAGAAAAGTCACCAACCTGAAAGAAAACGTTTGAATGCTCTTCCTCTTGAGACTCCTCCATAGACATCACAGACATGTTTAAATGTTTTGCACACCATTGGCTTACCTACAACAAGTAGAGTAAGAAAAGATAACACACAACAACACTCTCAAGCTAAAATaagcaataaaaaaaaagaaacattgtACCTTAATACCAAAAGCGAGAAAGTAATGACAACAGTCAGGCCGATCCAAGGCCAGGTATTTGGAAGCCACAGGCAGGGCAGGCAGGATAGCCTTATTCAACAAACACTGAGAAACATCAAGACACGTGAAGTCTTCCCAGAGTGTCTATACTACCGTCAAGGAATGCTTAAAACATTCAGGAACATACACAATTAAAGAATGCATGTATTAGTCGTCGTCTTAATCCCAAGTGAAAGTAGTAAAAATAGCAATGCATATAACAGATAAACTTATCAAAGGTGAAGCAAATGTAACTTTCAGCAATAAAGTGTTCACATCGTTATCCTGAATTATCTACTACACATAGCATAAATGAGCAAGAGGAAGAGAAGATAAGAAAGTAAAGGTGGTGGATACTGTTAAGCTCTCAACAAAAGAGGGCACATCAGTATCATCTTGTGGATCTAACTGACCGAGCCGTGCAAGTAGTTGAACCCGGTTCTCCATTAGCTGTTATTGTACAATCATGGGAAGAAAGTGAATCTCGttagatccaaaaaaaaaaatcaactcaAGTGATTATAAATCAATGCTCAACCTAACAAGTCTCAGGCTCTCAGCAATGTCTAATATTCTAAATAGCTACAACTACTAATACTATAGTCTCCGCTTCATATCTTATACACGAAACCTAGAAATTTCAATCGAATCGAAGGTGGGAAACAAAGGGAAGGTTACATCAGAGGATTTGATCTCGTCCAGTATCCTGATCGCATTCTTCTCCATCTCTCTCGAACTTTGTTTTCACATTTACGCGCTTCCCGCTCTTTACATTCGCCTCCTGAAATTTTCTCCGGtttcgaatttttttaatttattgaaaAAGGTTTTAAACTTGGAAAGAGCATGATTATCCAGGTTGCTTAGGTAGATTGCTTAgattaattttgattaaaagaaaaagaaaattatcttTTAATTCAAGCACCGTCGCTTAATTAGGAACAATAAGCTACGTTGCttatctccttctctctctcatctctatCTCAGTTCTCTCCCCACTTCCTGAAATCAATAGATTCGATCTCCATGTTCCTTCTGATCCCATTTATGTTTCTCGTGTAACCACAAGAATGGAACACACTTTTAGTCCTATCTTTTTTTCaagtctctgtttttttttttttttttggtagttGTGCCATCTCTGATTGTTTGCTTTTTGTTTATGATGGAAATGCAGATAACTTCTTGGGGTTTGAGGAGGTGGTCTTCTTATTCCCTGGAGGATGGCCGGATTCTAACAAGTGAatactcttcttctcttctcctctcTTGCCGTATGTTTTGTGTATTGAATTGTCTCCTTTGAAGAACATAATATTGGCAAAAGaatctttaaaaattttaagCACCCTAAAATAAGAGCCTTGCAATGGAGGAGGAAAAATGTCAAGTTGCTTAGCTAAGTCTCTTACCCAAATTATCTCCttaaatactattattatattattaagcAACCCATTATGAGTTGGtaggataatgatgctcttagaaattgtttgttttttgtttatgaTGGAAATGCAGATAACTTCTTGGGGTTTGAGGAGGTGGTCTTCTTATTCCCTCGAGGATGGCCGGATTCTAACAAGTGAatactcttcttctcttctcctctcTTGCCGTATGTTTTGTGTATTGAATTGTCTCCTTTGAAGAACATAATATTGGCAAAAGaatctttaaaaattttaagCACCCTAAAATAAGAGCCTTGCAATGGAGGAGGAAAAATGTCAAGTTGTTTAGCTAAGTCTCTTACCCAAATTATCTCCttaaatactattattatattattaagcAACCCATTATGAGTTGGTAAGATATCTTAAACTATTAGCTCAGCTAATAGGCCCTTATGTACAGTCCCTGTTCGAAACTACGCTAGGCGCTAGTCGGGCGGTGATTCCGGGCCTAACGAGTTACCAAAAAATCAGAGATTAAACGGGGATTAATCGGGGCCTAGtttttaatacaatttaatatatttataatgtaTTTATACGAATATATATGATAGGTGAATGTCTTAGCATTGTAGGCCAGTGGTTTGGGATGCATTTGATACTGTAACAGGTGTTGGGTTCGATTCACCAGCAATgaatctttctctcttttttatcAAGGCgaggctaaaaaaaaaaattttaagaaaacacATGTATTTGTCCCACATCGGTTAATAACAAGGAAGAGAAGTCTTGAAGTGCCTTATAAATACAAGTACCAAGCCACATAATCTCTCAGACGAATGGGCTTTTGTTTTAGAGCCCAATATTTGT includes the following:
- the LOC103844233 gene encoding probable ribonuclease P/MRP protein subunit POP5, encoding MVGFKNRFMLMEVYLDPDKDLLGEGTPVILTKLNLSEAIKDSILVNFGECGLASCLGSFHVAYVNPVTKLCIVRSSRDEHRRVWSAMTLVRSVGNCPVVFNLLDISGCVRACRDAALKCETEKFNQSGKGLSEEEVREMNRCLDKLKLL
- the LOC103844232 gene encoding octanoyltransferase LIP2, mitochondrial, with product MRSPRTLEVWKLGTVNYLKSLKLQDKLVSERKANRIPDTLLSLQHPPTYTLGKRRTDHNLLIPEAELKSIGAELHYTQRGGDITFHGPHQAVLYPIFSLRSIGFGARSYVEALERSMIEFSSIYGVKARAGNKCETGVWVGDRKIGAIGVRISSGITCHGLAFNIDPDMKYFEHIVPCGIADKEVTSLRRETDAQLPSEEVIHEQLVTCLAKVFSYDDVVVKEDPAAILDTLEDND
- the LOC103844234 gene encoding NADH dehydrogenase [ubiquinone] 1 alpha subcomplex subunit 13-B — protein: MTEAMIRKKPGMASVKDMPLLQDGPPPGGFAPVRYARRISNTGPSAMAIFLTVSGAFAWGMYQVGQGNKIRRALKEEKYAARRAILPVLQAEEDERFVSEWKKYLDYEADVMKDVPGWKVGENVYNSGRWMPPATGELRPDVW
- the LOC103844448 gene encoding LOW QUALITY PROTEIN: uncharacterized protein LOC103844448 (The sequence of the model RefSeq protein was modified relative to this genomic sequence to represent the inferred CDS: inserted 1 base in 1 codon; deleted 1 base in 1 codon) — encoded protein: MEKNAIRILDEIKSSDLMENRVQLLARLGQLDPQDDTDVPSFVESLTTLWEDFTCLDVSQCLLNKAILPALPVASKYLALDRPDCCHYFLAFGIKVSQWCAKHLNMSVMSMEESQEEEHSNVFFQLLLDYLGFSASSFTAIGKICFMRDETAAVTVRKFVSEQLILTKEVILNAKKVESFSSEIFKAAHVVIDSLFVLTEEEVYSSVLSSQLPXKTIIWESMFSALLLSLKALMITLSSSPAWEELETFLLQNLLHPHFLCWQIVMELWCFWVRHATEDVMANMIDKLCVFMMSISTSETPLCPDSVLRRTAKSICLLLTHSHKSLTARVYKNISTESRSESASDAYLALLLEGFPLNFLPDQTKNDAKRQIVADFFHFIENFSEKPSESSRYTVHGAPVYALSACLGILKTSMPEIDSKTLKFAIALVQKLRNSKDEMTRDRYTEILSEALSIISRSEQLYTCQEMDNVITELQKLFISETDKHHHHHLNKSEPSLALFLSGLINYEMPETETCPKSRAVWELYHLLLRKRHWALVHHAVTVFGYFCARTSCSQLWRFVPEDAALAFDIGSGKEAKTEWFMSELKMFLEKEQVLLSTTPSQEELELLSKEGMEVRATVQKHLEGRKQQRSVEEEKRPNKRRKLPEGICRGVELLQNGVKKINEGLSELRSDESEEFQKSLLNQFSCVEDLVSHLVSLAASD